CCGGCCCGGTTCACCTCCACCAGCAGGTCGGCCAGCTTGCGCTGGGTCAGCTGGAAACCGGCCAGCGGCTTGCCGAACTGGGTGCGCGAGAGGGTGTACTCCAGCGCCGACTCGTAGCAGGCGCGCGCCGCGCCGACCACCCCGAACAGGATGCCGTAGCGCGCTTCGTTCAGGCAGCTCAGCGGCCCGCGAAGCCCGCGCACCTCGGGGAAGGCGGCCGACTCGGGAAGGCGGACGCCGTCGAGCGCCAGTTCCGCGGTGAGCGAGGCCCGCAGCGAGAGCTTGTGCTTGACCTCGTTCGCGGTGAAGCCGGGCGTGGAGGTCGGCACCACAAAACCGCGGATGCCGTCGTCGGTCTGCGCCCACACCACCGCGACCGCGGCCACGGTGCCGTTGGTGATCCACATCTTGGTGCCGTTCAGCACCCAGTCCGAGCCGTCGCGCACCGCGCGCGTGCGCATGCTGCCCGGGTCGCTGCCCGCGTCCGGCTCGGTCAGCCCGAAGCAGCCGAGCGCCTCACCGGTGGCCATGCGCGGCAGCCACTCGGCCTTCTGCTCGGGCGAGCCCCAGCGGTGGATCGCGTACATCGCCAGCGAGCCCTGCACCGAGACGAAGCTGCGCAGCCCCGAATCCACCGCCTCCAGCTCACGGCAGGCGATGCCGTACGCCATCGCGCTGGTGCCCGCGCAGCCGTAGCCTTCCAGGTGCATGCCGAGCAGGCCCAGCTGCCCGAAGCCCTTCGCCAGCTCGGCGGCGGGCAGCGCGCCCGTCTCGTACCAGTCCGCGACGTTGGGCGCGAGCTGCTCGGCCGCGAACCCGCGCACGGCGTCGCGGATGTCCCGCTCCTCACCGCTCAGCTCGGCGTCCAGATCGAGGAAGTCGTGGGGATCGGGGTTGCTCATGGGGTGATGCTAACCCGCGTGGCCGGGGGTACTGCTAACCCGCGCGGCGGGCCGAATCGTGTTGGATGGCGTGCTGCACGACCGAGATCAGCACCTGCTTCGCCGACTCCCGGTCCCGTGCGTCGCAGGCCATGATCGGCACGTTCGGCGAGATGGTCAGCGCGTGCCGGACGTCCTCGATCTGGTGGTGCAGCAGGCGGTCGAAGCAGTTGATGGCGACCACGTACGGCAGCTTCCGGTTCTCGAAGAAGTCGATCGACGGGAAGGCGTCGGCGAGGCGGCGGGTGTCGATCAGCACGACCGCGCCGATCGCCCCGAGCGCCAGGTCGTCCCACATGAACCAGAACCGGTGCTGGCCCGGCGTGCCGAACACGTACAGCACGATGTCCGAGTCCAGGGTGATCCGGCCGAAGTCCATGGCCACCGTGGTGGTGGTCTTGTTCGGCGTGGCCGAGATGTCGTCCACCCCGGCGCCTGCCTCGGTCATCGACGCCTCGGTGGTCAGCGGGTCGATCTCCGAGATCGCCCCCACCAGGGTGGTCTTGCCCGAACCGAACCCACCGGCGACCACGATCTTCGCCGATGAGGTCGGCCCGGTGGACGGGCGTGGTGCGTTCACCGCGGTTTCTCCTCGTTCCGGGTTCTACAGGGAAACGACCGGTTGGGGGCCGTTCGCGCCACGCAACTGGGCGCGCTGGGCCGGGGTCAGCTGCTTGCCGACCCGGTCCACCAGCAGGGTCATCTCGTAGACCACCAGCCCGATGTCGCTGTCCGGCGCGCCCAGCACGGCCAGGCAGGAGCCGTCGGAGACCGACATCAGGAACATGAACCCTCCTGCCATCTCCACCACGGTCTGCGCGACCGTGCCACCCTCGAAGATCTTCGCCGCGCCGCGCGCGAGGCTGGTCAGCCCCGACGCGACCGCCGCCAGTTGATCGGCCTTGTCCTTCGGCAGGCCGCGGGAGTGCGCCAGCATCAGCCCGTCCGCGGAGACCACCACCGCGTGCGCGGCACCGGGCACCCGCTTCACAAAATCCGTGATCAACCAGGCGAACCCACCGTTCGCCAGCGTGCTCGGCTGGCTCGTGCCTTCCGGCTGCGCCCCTGTCACTGCCACTCCCTAGTGCCTTGCTCTGTTCTGCTGTTGCCCGCTCCCGGGTAGGAGCCCGGCTCGGCCGAGCTTTCCGAGAGCGCGTGCCTGCCGGTGGTGAAACCGCGCTGGAAACTGGCCATCCGGCTGCGGGCCGCGGCCGCCGAGCGGGAGATCGCGCTCGGGCTCGGCTGGCCGACGGAGGTGTCGCGGAAGGCGTCCTGCTCCGGCGCGTTCACCGAACCGGGCACCAGGTACGCGTTCGGCACGCGCTTGGGCAGCCCGGCTTCGGTGACCTCTTCGTTCCGCGTCTCCAGCAGCGCCTGCGCCGCCTGCCAGCCCTGGTCCGAAGCGCTCTGCCAGGTCGAGGCCACCACCGGCCGCGGCTTGGGCGGCGGGCCCTCGGTGTACTCGGGCTCTGACGTGGTCTTCGACTGCTCCGGCACCGCCGGGGCTTCCTGGACCGGCTCCGGCTCCGGCTCCGCCTGCGGCTCGGGCTCCGGGGCACGCGGCGGCTCGGCCGCGCGCCCCGGCTCACGGGACGGCTCCGGCGCCCGCGAGCGGTCCGCTTCACGGGCCGGTCCGGCCAGCTCGGAGGACGCCGGGGCGGAGGACTGCGGCCGCTCGTCCAGCTCGTCCTCGACCTCGCTGAACCAGCGCGACATCACCGACTGGTAGATCGGCAGGCGGCGGGTCGGCGCGTCCGGGTCGTCGTCGGCGGGCTGCTTGGCCAGTGCCTCGTAGTCGCTGTAGTCGGTGCCCGGCTGGTCCGGCTCCTCGGTCGGGAAGCCGAAGTC
The genomic region above belongs to Amycolatopsis sp. YIM 10 and contains:
- a CDS encoding acyl-CoA dehydrogenase family protein; translation: MSNPDPHDFLDLDAELSGEERDIRDAVRGFAAEQLAPNVADWYETGALPAAELAKGFGQLGLLGMHLEGYGCAGTSAMAYGIACRELEAVDSGLRSFVSVQGSLAMYAIHRWGSPEQKAEWLPRMATGEALGCFGLTEPDAGSDPGSMRTRAVRDGSDWVLNGTKMWITNGTVAAVAVVWAQTDDGIRGFVVPTSTPGFTANEVKHKLSLRASLTAELALDGVRLPESAAFPEVRGLRGPLSCLNEARYGILFGVVGAARACYESALEYTLSRTQFGKPLAGFQLTQRKLADLLVEVNRAGLIAMRIGRLKDAGSLHHHHVSFGKLSNVRSALDVARTARSMLGANGISLEYPVMRHMANLETVLTYEGTEEMHALSLGQSVTGLPAFR
- a CDS encoding ATP/GTP-binding protein translates to MNAPRPSTGPTSSAKIVVAGGFGSGKTTLVGAISEIDPLTTEASMTEAGAGVDDISATPNKTTTTVAMDFGRITLDSDIVLYVFGTPGQHRFWFMWDDLALGAIGAVVLIDTRRLADAFPSIDFFENRKLPYVVAINCFDRLLHHQIEDVRHALTISPNVPIMACDARDRESAKQVLISVVQHAIQHDSARRAG
- a CDS encoding roadblock/LC7 domain-containing protein is translated as MTGAQPEGTSQPSTLANGGFAWLITDFVKRVPGAAHAVVVSADGLMLAHSRGLPKDKADQLAAVASGLTSLARGAAKIFEGGTVAQTVVEMAGGFMFLMSVSDGSCLAVLGAPDSDIGLVVYEMTLLVDRVGKQLTPAQRAQLRGANGPQPVVSL